In one Gemmatimonadaceae bacterium genomic region, the following are encoded:
- the rsfS gene encoding ribosome silencing factor codes for MRDVDCAAASGLCITLEQPVAFDRDHVTPLAILVQHSMSQPLPQPESDSLTTARRAALLCADLKANDIVVLDLARVSDATDYFVIASGSSDTHVRAIAEHVLEELRKEGVRAHHVEGLTQGRWVLLDYIDFVVHVFHPTLRSFYQLERLWGDAATIPIEGLRAGM; via the coding sequence ATGCGCGACGTGGATTGCGCAGCGGCGAGCGGGTTATGCATTACGTTGGAACAGCCCGTCGCATTCGACCGCGACCACGTCACGCCACTCGCCATCCTGGTCCAGCACAGCATGTCCCAGCCGTTGCCCCAACCGGAATCCGATTCGCTCACGACCGCGCGCCGCGCCGCGCTCCTCTGCGCGGACCTCAAGGCCAATGACATCGTGGTCCTCGACCTGGCGCGCGTGTCGGACGCCACCGACTACTTCGTCATCGCCAGCGGCTCATCGGACACGCACGTCCGCGCGATCGCGGAGCACGTGCTCGAGGAACTGAGAAAAGAGGGTGTGAGAGCGCACCACGTCGAAGGCCTCACGCAGGGGCGGTGGGTGTTGCTCGACTACATCGATTTCGTGGTCCACGTGTTCCATCCCACGCTTCGGTCATTTTATCAGTTGGAGCGGCTGTGGGGTGACGCGGCGACAATCCCGATCGAGGGATTGCGGGCGGGGATGTGA